In Candidatus Rokuibacteriota bacterium, a genomic segment contains:
- a CDS encoding glycosyltransferase family 2 protein has protein sequence MNRLSVTIIAWNEEERLRACLESAAWADEIIVIDAESTDKTVQVAREFTDKIWVRPWAGFAAQKNFALEQATGEWVLSLDADERVTPELRERIGRIVRANGPADGYSIPRKNVFWGAWVRHGGLFPDYQLRLFSRDAGRFVDSAVHESVVVEGHVEALVEPMLHHSYRGLEDFVTRSNRYSTLAAQEIVSRGGRAGLADLALRPLGRFLSMYVLRLGFLDGWRGFVLAVLYANYVFLRMAKAWEAHRGSGQGDPGAS, from the coding sequence GTGAACCGGCTGAGCGTCACGATCATCGCCTGGAACGAGGAGGAGCGGCTGCGCGCCTGCCTCGAGAGCGCCGCTTGGGCGGACGAGATCATCGTGATCGACGCCGAGTCCACCGACAAGACCGTCCAGGTCGCGCGCGAGTTCACGGACAAGATCTGGGTGCGGCCGTGGGCAGGCTTCGCCGCGCAGAAGAACTTCGCGCTCGAACAGGCGACCGGCGAGTGGGTGCTGTCGCTGGACGCCGACGAGCGCGTCACCCCCGAGCTCCGGGAGCGGATCGGCCGCATCGTGCGCGCGAACGGCCCGGCCGACGGCTACTCGATCCCACGGAAGAATGTTTTTTGGGGCGCCTGGGTGCGCCACGGCGGGCTCTTTCCGGACTACCAGCTGCGCCTCTTCAGCCGGGACGCCGGCCGCTTTGTGGACAGCGCGGTGCACGAATCGGTCGTGGTCGAGGGCCACGTCGAGGCCCTCGTCGAGCCGATGCTGCATCACTCGTACCGCGGACTCGAGGACTTCGTCACGCGTTCGAACCGGTACTCCACGCTTGCGGCCCAGGAGATTGTCAGCCGCGGCGGACGGGCGGGGCTCGCCGACTTGGCGCTCCGCCCGCTCGGGCGATTCCTCTCCATGTACGTCCTGAGGTTAGGCTTCCTCGACGGCTGGCGCGGCTTCGTGCTCGCCGTGCTCTACGCCAATTACGTGTTCCTCCGCATGGCCAAGGCCTGGGAAGCGCACCGGGGCTCGGGACAGGGAGATCCGGGAGCGTCATGA
- a CDS encoding adenylyltransferase/cytidyltransferase family protein, protein MAPLLGVDEAARLAEGWRRQGKRLVLANGCFDLLHVGHVRYLSEARALGDALLVGVNGDTSVRRLKGPGRPIMTATERAEIVGALASVDGVVIFEDDTADALVARLRPDVHAKGTDYTAESVPERSAVLSAGGCVAIAGDPKSHATRDLIRLIVERFGERSGERSGEKPGAGR, encoded by the coding sequence GCCGCTGCTCGGCGTTGACGAGGCGGCCCGTCTTGCCGAGGGCTGGCGGCGCCAGGGCAAGCGGCTGGTCCTGGCCAACGGCTGCTTCGATCTCCTCCACGTCGGCCACGTGCGCTACCTCAGCGAGGCCCGCGCGCTCGGCGATGCCCTCCTGGTCGGGGTCAACGGGGACACCTCCGTGCGCCGGCTCAAGGGGCCGGGGCGGCCCATCATGACGGCCACCGAGCGCGCGGAGATCGTCGGCGCGCTGGCGTCCGTGGACGGCGTGGTCATCTTCGAGGACGACACCGCCGATGCCCTCGTCGCGAGACTCCGGCCCGACGTGCACGCCAAGGGCACCGACTACACGGCGGAGTCCGTGCCGGAACGGAGCGCGGTCCTTTCGGCCGGAGGGTGCGTCGCCATCGCGGGGGATCCGAAGAGCCACGCCACGCGCGACCTCATCCGGCTCATCGTGGAGAGATTCGGGGAGAGATCCGGGGAGAGATCCGGAGAGAAGCCCGGGGCGGGGCGATGA
- a CDS encoding glycosyltransferase family 9 protein, giving the protein MTSRSPRIAIIKLSSLGDVVHALPVAHALRRALPSAHLTWVVEAREYAILRDHPDLDAVVPVDTRLWRRLIWRPAGARQVLGKVGRLRERIRRASFDVAIDLQGLLKSGLLTAYTGAPVRIGFSAGRCRERWNALFTNRHVTPPDSARHVVEQYLALLAPLGITPGPAEFHVPVPAASERRIGELLVKEGVKLGDRLVAINPGAGHPQKRWSVARFGALAERLATEAGARLLLLWGPDEAHMAREISLALPGLSAILAPPTDLGELAALLKRCRLMIANDTGPLHLAAALGTPSLGLYGPSLAERNGPYGARCRGLQSPDGTMAGLEVAGVFEAARGMLEGAE; this is encoded by the coding sequence ATGACGTCGCGCAGCCCGCGTATCGCGATCATCAAGCTGTCCTCGCTGGGTGATGTGGTCCACGCCCTCCCGGTCGCGCACGCGCTCAGGCGCGCGCTCCCCTCCGCGCACCTGACGTGGGTGGTCGAGGCGCGCGAGTACGCGATCCTCCGCGACCACCCCGATCTCGACGCGGTGGTGCCGGTGGACACGCGTCTGTGGCGCCGGCTCATCTGGCGCCCGGCGGGAGCCCGCCAGGTACTGGGCAAGGTCGGGCGGCTCCGAGAGAGGATCCGGCGCGCCTCCTTCGACGTGGCCATAGACCTCCAGGGCCTGCTGAAGAGCGGGCTCTTGACCGCCTACACAGGGGCGCCCGTGCGGATAGGCTTCAGCGCGGGCCGGTGCCGCGAGCGCTGGAACGCGCTCTTCACCAACCGTCACGTGACGCCCCCCGACTCGGCGCGCCACGTCGTCGAGCAGTACCTGGCGCTCCTCGCCCCGCTCGGTATCACGCCGGGGCCCGCGGAGTTCCACGTGCCCGTGCCCGCGGCGTCGGAGCGTCGGATCGGGGAGCTCCTCGTCAAGGAGGGTGTCAAGCTCGGTGACCGGCTGGTCGCGATCAACCCGGGCGCGGGCCATCCACAGAAGCGGTGGTCTGTGGCGCGCTTCGGCGCCTTGGCCGAGCGGCTGGCCACTGAAGCGGGCGCGCGTCTCCTGCTGCTCTGGGGCCCCGACGAGGCGCACATGGCGCGCGAGATCTCCTTGGCGCTGCCGGGGCTCAGCGCAATCCTCGCTCCGCCCACGGACCTCGGTGAGCTCGCGGCCCTCTTGAAGCGGTGCCGGCTGATGATCGCCAATGACACGGGGCCGCTTCACCTGGCGGCGGCGCTCGGGACGCCGTCTCTCGGGCTCTACGGGCCGTCCCTCGCCGAGCGAAACGGCCCCTACGGGGCGCGCTGTCGGGGACTGCAGAGTCCAGACGGCACCATGGCCGGACTCGAGGTCGCGGGAGTCTTCGAGGCCGCGCGAGGCATGCTCGAGGGTGCGGAGTGA
- the trpS gene encoding tryptophan--tRNA ligase gives MTSKQRVLSGMRPTGKLHLGNYLGALDNWVRLQDEYDCFYFVASWHALTTDAENSGQAPESTIEMLADWLGAGLDPERSTLFIQSLVPEHAELHLLFSMVTPVGWLERVPTYKEMVEQLGLESPSYGLLGYPLLQAADILMYKPQWVPVGIDQVPHVELTREVARRFNNTWKPVFPEPGVKLTQIPKVPGTDGRKMSKSLGNAILLSDTPEEITAKVKPMITDPARKRRSDPGNPHLCPVFDLHKIFTPEEPREACATGCRTAGIGCLDCKAVLLTHMVPPLAGIRERRERFAAKPREIVEILHEGSKKAREFAKKTMDEVRSVINLEPK, from the coding sequence ATGACCTCCAAGCAGCGGGTGCTCTCCGGCATGCGCCCGACGGGCAAGCTCCATCTCGGCAACTACCTGGGCGCGCTCGACAACTGGGTGCGGCTCCAGGACGAGTACGACTGCTTCTACTTCGTTGCGAGCTGGCACGCGCTCACGACGGACGCGGAGAACAGCGGCCAGGCGCCGGAGAGCACGATCGAGATGTTGGCGGACTGGCTCGGCGCGGGTCTCGACCCGGAGCGGAGCACGCTCTTCATCCAGTCGCTGGTGCCCGAGCACGCGGAGCTCCATCTCCTCTTCTCCATGGTGACGCCGGTCGGCTGGCTCGAGCGCGTCCCCACCTACAAGGAGATGGTGGAGCAGCTGGGGCTCGAGTCGCCCTCGTACGGGCTCCTGGGGTACCCGCTGCTCCAGGCGGCGGACATCCTCATGTACAAGCCGCAGTGGGTGCCGGTCGGCATCGACCAGGTGCCGCACGTCGAGCTGACGCGCGAGGTGGCGCGGCGCTTCAACAACACGTGGAAGCCGGTCTTCCCGGAGCCCGGGGTCAAGCTGACCCAGATTCCGAAGGTGCCGGGGACTGACGGCCGCAAGATGTCGAAGTCGCTCGGCAACGCGATCCTATTGTCGGACACCCCCGAGGAGATCACGGCCAAGGTCAAGCCGATGATCACGGATCCCGCCCGGAAGCGGCGGAGTGACCCGGGCAACCCGCACCTCTGCCCGGTCTTCGACCTCCACAAGATCTTCACTCCCGAGGAGCCGCGCGAAGCCTGCGCGACCGGCTGCCGGACGGCGGGCATCGGCTGCCTCGACTGCAAGGCGGTGCTGCTCACCCACATGGTGCCGCCGCTCGCCGGGATTCGCGAGCGGCGCGAGCGCTTCGCGGCCAAGCCGCGCGAGATCGTGGAGATCCTCCACGAGGGTTCGAAGAAGGCGCGTGAGTTCGCGAAGAAGACCATGGACGAAGTCCGCTCCGTGATCAACCTGGAGCCGAAATGA